A stretch of the Vitis vinifera cultivar Pinot Noir 40024 chromosome 16, ASM3070453v1 genome encodes the following:
- the LOC100254190 gene encoding probable receptor-like protein kinase At5g24010, producing MLHFLSLTLLSLLHFSSSFTPLDNFLINCGSSSNSTVDNRVFVGDSAKPISVSVSAGKSISLTDSNPSPGSSNLYHTARVFTGASRYEFRIQQAGTHFVRFHFWPFNSRNHRLKSAKFGVSLNGYPILRNFTTKNAVIKEYILRVDDKKLEVLFSPEGGSRFGFVNAIEVFSAPGDLIPDYGPRLLSPSGSEEFYNLSSKILETVHRINVGGSILTPFNDTLWRTWINDEDFLVLKSAAKPALTTHTPNYQEGGATQEIAPDNVYMTAQQMNRDNVTSDSRFNISWKFEVGSHSARHLVRLHFCDIVSKSLNLLYFNVYINGLLAVRDLDLSVLTFHELASPYYMDFVVDSDNSGVTRISVGPSDLSPVSARNAILNGVEIMKLVNFVAQQSEDKKKNIWVLVGSIVVGFVVVCLIVLAVLVALKCKKKKPKPRPAESVGWTPLRVASSYSRMSEGTANPYLGPNLYLGLKIPFADIQLATNNFDRSLVIGSGGFGMVYKGVLRDNTRIAVKRGVPGSRQGLPEFQTEITVLSKIRHRHLVSLVGYCEEQSEMILVYEYMDKGPLKTHLYGSELPPLTWKQRLDICIGAARGLHYLHTGSAQGIIHRDIKSTNILLDENYVAKVADFGLSKSGPCLNETHVSTGVKGSFGYLDPEYFRRQQLTDKSDVYSFGVVLLEVLCARPAVDPLLAREQVNLAEWAMQWQQKGLLAKIIDPHLVGKIKPSSLKKFGETAEKCLAEYGVDRPTMGDVLWNLEYVLQLQETGTRRESHEDSDINTSELPSHSAVPLPHSSNIRTERSHGYASGDISTTQVFSQLMTNEGR from the coding sequence ATgcttcactttctctctctaaccctcCTCTCTCTCCTCCACTTCTCTTCATCTTTCACACCTCTAGACAACTTCTTAATCAACTGCGGATCAAGCTCGAACTCCACTGTCGATAACAGGGTCTTTGTTGGTGATTCAGCGAAACCCATTTCGGTTTCCGTCTCTGCAGGCAAGTCCATTTCACTCACAGACTCGAACCCATCTCCAGGCTCGTCCAATCTGTACCACACTGCCAGAGTTTTCACGGGAGCTTCAAGGTATGAGTTCCGTATCCAGCAAGCAGGTACCCATTTCGTTCGTTTCCATTTTTGGCCATTCAATTCTCGAAACCATCGTTTGAAATCCGCAAAGTTTGGTGTTTCTCTTAATGGGTATCCGATTCTGAGGAATTTTACCACTAAAAATGCCGTGATAAAGGAGTATATCCTGAGGGTTGATGATAAAAAGCTGGAAGTTCTGTTTTCGCCTGAGGGAGGATCTAGGTTTGGTTTTGTTAATGCAATTGAGGTTTTTTCAGCTCCTGGGGATCTGATTCCTGATTATGGGCCTAGATTACTTAGTCCTAGTGGATCTGAAGAGTTCTATAATCTGTCATCGAAAATTTTGGAAACTGTTCATAGGATCAATGTCGGTGGTTCAATATTAACCCCTTTTAATGATACTTTATGGAGGACTTGGATCAATGATGAGGATTTCTTAGTTCTGAAATCTGCAGCAAAACCTGCACTCACCACACATACCCCTAATTACCAGGAAGGAGGCGCAACCCAGGAAATTGCACCTGATAATGTTTATATGACTGCACAACAGATGAATAGGGATAATGTGACATCGGATTCGAGATTCAATATAAGTTGGAAATTTGAAGTGGGTTCTCATAGTGCCAGGCACTTGGTTAGGTTGCATTTTTGTGATATTGTTAGTAAATCACTTAACTTGCTCTACTTCAATGTGTATATTAATGGGCTGCTTGCGGTCAGGGATCTTGATTTGTCTGTCCTTACATTCCATGAGCTTGCATCACCTTACTATATGGATTTTGTTGTGGATTCGGATAATTCAGGGGTTACGAGGATAAGTGTTGGTCCTTCTGACCTCAGCCCGGTCTCAGCAAGAAATGCAATTTTGAATGGGGTAGAAATCATGAAGTTGGTGAATTTTGTGGCTCAACAAAGCGaggataagaagaaaaatatctggGTTCTGGTGGGTTCAATTGTTGTGGGGTTTGTTGTTgtatgtttgatagtgcttgCAGTTTTGGTTGCGTTGAAATGCAAGAAGAAGAAACCAAAACCAAGACCTGCTGAGAGTGTAGGTTGGACTCCTTTACGGGTAGCCAGTTCCTACAGCAGGATGTCTGAAGGGACGGCCAATCCATATCTAGGTCCAAATTTATACCTTGGCTTGAAGATCCCTTTTGCTGATATACAACTGGCTACAAACAATTTTGACAGGAGTTTGGTTATTGGTTCGGGTGGCTTCGGTATGGTTTATAAAGGGGTTCTTAGAGACAATACTAGGATTGCCGTGAAGCGAGGTGTGCCGGGGTCTAGGCAGGGCCTCCCTGAATTCCAGACTGAGATAACTGTTTTGTCCAAAATTCGCCATCGTCATCTTGTTTCACTTGTTGGGTATTGTGAAGAACAGTCAGAAATGATACTGGTTTATGAGTATATGGACAAAGGACCATTGAAGACTCATTTGTATGGTTCAGAATTGCCTCCTTTGACTTGGAAGCAGAGGCTCGATATATGCATAGGTGCAGCAAGAGGTCTTCACTATCTTCATACAGGTTCGGCACAGGGAATCATCCATCGTGACATTAAATCAACCAATATTTTGCTTGATGAGAATTATGTTGCTAAGGTGGCTGATTTTGGTCTTTCAAAATCTGGCCCTTGTCTCAATGAAACCCATGTAAGTACTGGTGTAAAGGGTAGTTTTGGCTATCTTGATCCTGAGTATTTTCGGAGGCAGCAGCTCACAGATAAATCAGATGTTTATTCATTTGGGGTTGTGCTTCTTGAAGTGCTTTGTGCTAGACCTGCCGTTGATCCGCTGCTTGCTAGGGAGCAGGTGAATTTAGCTGAATGGGCAATGCAATGGCAGCAGAAAGGCCTGCTTGCTAAAATCATTGATCCTCACCTTGTGGGCAAGATAAAACCAAGCTCTTTAAAAAAGTTTGGAGAAACAGCTGAAAAATGTTTAGCAGAATATGGTGTCGATAGGCCAACCATGGGTGATGTATTATGGAATTTGGAGTATGTACTTCAGCTTCAGGAAACTGGCACACGAAGAGAATCACATGAAGATAGTGATATTAATACATCAGAGCTTCCATCACACAGTGCAGTTCCCTTACCTCATTCTAGCAACATTAGAACAGAGAGAAGCCATGGCTATGCGAGTGGAGACATATCAACAACCCAAGTCTTTTCTCAATTGATGACCAACGAAGGAAGATAG